The genome window cgTAATGTTTAGGTACTATATTTGCATAGAAACTCTCgtaagtacttaaaaattaaacgtcGATACGTCCCTAACTTgtgtgttcatttaaaatcgGACAATCATGTGAAATGAAGCTAAATCGGTGTCGGTAGCGGGAAAAATGTAATAAGCGACGCGGAATGTAAGGACTAAACTATTCTCAGGAGAATACAAGCCTCGGTTTTCACCTCGGCCAGTACAATTCTCCTTCGAATGTTCTGGCGTCCTTACATTCCTTATagcttaaataactattattgagTGATGGAAATGTTACGTTTTAGAGTGCTCGCcgatttgaaattgtttaaaaaaagtttggaTAACGTACAAGCGGCGTTGCTAACATGGGTCGCCTACTTTTGCATGACGTGCctggtttatttatttttcaaaatttgggcTGAAACTCGAAGTTACCTAAGGCGTAAGTAGGTGAGATTTAcataaatgaaatattatttgtacAATTTCAGCACAACACACGTCACTCTGGGATTTGTTTTGGCTGTCCACAACAGTCATctattacattttcagtttcgTCCTGGTTACATATCTAATAACAGCATTTCAGTTAGCATTTTTGTCAACTGTTCTTGTTACATATCAACAAACTGTATCGTTCTTGAAAGTACACTCGTTCATTAGAAACAACAGCCCAAAAGTGATCGGACACAAGATTCACAGTGAAGATAAACTAACTCTACCTAAATTTTCCAGTTACTTTTATTTCCTTTGCGCACCCACCTTTCTCTACAGAGACGCTTATCCCCGTACAGAAAAAATCAACTGGAAGCAAGCTTATTATCACCTTCTTGAGGCCATTGCAGCCATGTTCGTTATGACTTTCGTGGCGAGAACGTTAATTATTCCGTCGGTTCAGGATTTTGGTAAAGTGGAATACACCgtgggaaaaatatttttgcatatTATCCAAAATACTATTGGTGGTTGTGTATATCTGTTTGGGGGTTTCATTTTCTTTCTTCATAGTACTCCAAATTTAGTGGCGGAACTGACAACATTTGGAGACAGATTCTTTTATGATGATTGGTGGACTTGCACAGATTATTATGGATACTTTCAAAAGTGGAACACATGGGTGAAAGATTGGTTATATTGCTACATTTTTAAAGACTGTAGGGATTATATTTTCATAGGAAATTCGGTAGTGGCAAAATTTGCCGTTTTTGTATTTTCCGGAGCCTTACATGAATGGATAGCAAGTTGTCTCT of Tenebrio molitor chromosome 6, icTenMoli1.1, whole genome shotgun sequence contains these proteins:
- the LOC138132942 gene encoding sterol O-acyltransferase 1-like isoform X1, whose protein sequence is MMSKNNKNNTKPTEKLFKIRNSLLTDAFKIDNNRTAYNLFVLLFLCIYLNQAVRDYLNHGEVLADLKLFKKSLDNVQAALLTWVAYFCMTCLVYLFFKIWAETRSYLRPQHTSLWDLFWLSTTVIYYIFSFVLVTYLITAFQLAFLSTVLVTYQQTVSFLKVHSFIRNNSPKVIGHKIHSEDKLTLPKFSSYFYFLCAPTFLYRDAYPRTEKINWKQAYYHLLEAIAAMFVMTFVARTLIIPSVQDFGKVEYTVGKIFLHIIQNTIGGCVYLFGGFIFFLHSTPNLVAELTTFGDRFFYDDWWTCTDYYGYFQKWNTWVKDWLYCYIFKDCRDYIFIGNSVVAKFAVFVFSGALHEWIASCLFGIFVPICFLKMIFVAFPVCLLSLPKTAVLNVMFLFSISLGMSILCTIYSIEYFAKINAPLENYTFTDYLIPRFLSCIASK
- the LOC138132942 gene encoding sterol O-acyltransferase 1-like isoform X2, with amino-acid sequence MMSKNNKNNTKPTEKLFKIRNSLLTDAFKIDNNRTAYNLFVLLFLCIYLNQAVRDYLNHGEVLADLKLFKKSLDNVQAALLTWVAYFCMTCLVYLFFKIWAETRSYLRPQHTSLWDLFWLSTTVIYYIFSFVLVTYLITAFQLAFLSTVLVTYQQTVSFLKVHSFIRNNSPKVIGHKIHSEDKLTLPKFSSYFYFLCAPTFLYRDAYPRTEKINWKQAYYHLLEAIAAMFVMTFVARTLIIPSVQDFGKVEYTVGKIFLHIIQNTIGGCVYLFGGFIFFLHSTPNLVAELTTFGDRFFYDDWWTCTDYYGYFQKWNTWVKDWLYCYIFKDCRDYIFIGNSVVAKFAVFVFSGALHEWIASCLFVCLLSLPKTAVLNVMFLFSISLGMSILCTIYSIEYFAKINAPLENYTFTDYLIPRFLSCIASK